The DNA window tttcttggcacactttaggccccttagtgccaattgggcatcgtttaaatgccacggcctacctgagcattgtttctgaccatgtccatccctttatgaccaccatgtacccatcctctgatggctacttccagcaggataatgcaccatgtcacaaagctcgaatcatttcaaattggtttcttgaacatgacaatgagttcactgtactaaaatggcccccacagtcaccagatctcaacccaatagagaatctttgggatgtggtggaacaggagcttcgtgccctggatgtgcatcccacaaatctccatcaactgcaagatgctatcctatcaatatgggccaacatttctaaagaatgctttcagcaccttgttgaatcaatgccacgtagaattaaggcagttctgaaggcgaaagggggtcaaacaccgtattagtatggtgttcctaataatcctttaggtgagtgtatatttatatCCTTTTAGTGAGGCAATACAACTGCCAGTCGTAACTAAACAGGCTTAGAGCGCATCGACAGGGACAGTGCTGTGAACTTTGCTGGGATTGGGCCGTTTTCAGCGTTTTTTGGTTTTGACATAAATGTTCACGTGATTAAAAGCAAAGTGTGACAATTCTGGAATTAGACAGATCAATTGTAATTCTTGCTCTTGTTCTCTCATCATGTACTTTTTAACTAATTTTAGTTTAAAATGTagtatattattattgtatacgataaataaggaacaatatataaatacaaatatataagTACAAATTATATTATACATCACAATTACATCTGTTaaagaaatgttttttaaaaattctgttCAGATTTAGTGAAAAATTAATCTGTCGTATTACGTTTTCTTTGGGTATAGAAGCATAAAGACAACAGAATGTGGATAATGGCCACCCTACGTAGGACGCAACCTGGCTTGACTTCTGAAACTAAAGGTCTTCGCTCTACTTGCGCGATGACAAAGGGAATGAACCTCAAAAAGCTGATATGGAAATGTAGGGGGCGTGTCCTAAGGGGTCCCTGCGTTTCCATTGGTCACAGATACAGAGCCGTGGCTTCCTGGAGTCGCGTGCAAGGAGTCGGCATCCCCGTGGTGACGGCCATCAAAATCATCTCCATCTGGGTCCTCTCCATCATCCTAGCCGTGCCCGAGGCTCTCAGCTTCACCATCGTCGGCTTCAGCCACAGAAACGTCAGCTACAGAACCTGTATGATGCAACCAAAGTCCCCGTTCATGAAGGTACGCTGGTTTCAACGGTACATCAGCTAATTCTGTCTAGGTTTTGGGAACCCACGATGCCAGGAATCTAGTCCCTTAACCATTGCACTGCTCCGGCAGTATATTTTagcttgtaattttatttaaatattttattctaGTATGCAATATTTAAAGGCATGTTATGTGTATCTATAACATAAAGGTAGTGGTTTTACACTCCATTAATATTGCATCAGTTCTGATCCATTAACACTGGCCTTTTGCACAGATAGGCTCTGTTTCAAATAGAACATGACATACCACTTCAGTTCTGCTTAAGTGTAGAGTATATTAGGCAGGATTTATCTGGGCTGGTCCTCCCAGTGCACTGGTGACAAAGATTCTgggtctcccacaatgcactgctgtgAAGTAAGCctttgtggggaggggggggggggatgcaccTCGCCCTCCTGCTTCCTGTTGTATTAATCCCACATCACGGGTGGCTGAAAAATGGTCCGTCCAGCTCTAGAAATAGCGGCGCTTTGGAAAACGGGAAGGGGTGGTGttggggagatgggggggggggggggggggacttctgAATGAATTATTAGGAAGGGCCGGTTTTGTGTGGGGGCAGGTGTGGAGGAAATGTCACAGCATGTTGTTACCAGCCTGATGCGGAAAGCATCACGCCCGCCAGCGCTCTGCAATAACAGATGAAATTTTCCCTGGGCCAGCTGTGCAATAGCACATCTCTGCGACTTTTGTACTTCCTGTCATCTCTTAAACATGTTTTGATGTGTGCTAGCGAAATAGACGTCCTCTCTGTAAATGTACCATTTTACGGAAATCTGTTAATCGGGAACGGAAATTGTTACGGATTTCACGGCTTCCCGTGCAAATCAcagtttaagaaaaaaaaatcacgttaGACGGTTAGAATTGACACAACAGCATTTGGGTCCTCTCTCAGTTATCACCTGTAACGCTGTGTCTCTAGTTTTATACAGATGCCAAGGATTGGTGGTATTTTGGCTTCTACTTCTGCATGCCCCTCGCCTGCACGGCCGCCTTCTACACTCTCATGACTTGCAAGATGCTCCACCACAGGAATGGAACCCTGCGGATAGCTCTGAGCGAGCACCTCAAGCAGGTGAGATACCATACCTCCATGAGAAGACCCAGACCACCTTCGCTCTCCTTGATGTAGCTTCTGGACCACCTCTTCTCCcataaatgtgttttgtttttgttgttttttggaCCCCGTGAACACCATTTAATCCCGACGTTGTTGTCTTTCAGCGGAGGGAGGTGGCCAAGGCTGTCTTCTGCTTAGTTGTCATCTTTGCCCTCTGCTGGTTCCCCCTTCATCTCAGCAGGTTGCTGAAAAAAATGGTCTACATTCCAGGAGACAAACATCGGTGTGACCTTCTTAAGTACGTAGTCCATTCTTCAAACGGTCGCCGATCACATGGGTCATTTTCTGTCCCTCATAATGTGAAATATGAATATAGGGTCTGCATGTACATTAATGTGAGCAGGTAGATCGTTAGTCATTATTAATGATGGTTGTAGATGTTCCCTCAGCTTATTTCACCTCTGCTTTAGCTTCCTGTTAATCTTGGACTACTTCGGCATCAACCTGGCCACCGTGAACTCCTGTATAAATCCCATCATCTTGTATTTCGTCAGCAAGAAATTCAAGAACTGCTTCAAGGTTAGACCTCCCCTTTAACTCTGCCGAACACAAACACCACTTTCCCCTTTAATCAtctgggacaaaaaaaaaaccagcaaaGAAAGAAAATCCAAATACCCTTCCCCCCCtcatgcccccctcccagccagAGCCCGATGGCTCGGAAGATTGAGGCTGGTACTGATGACATTTCTGCAGGAAAACGTAAGCCGGCGCTGTGATTTACGAGCTGGCTTTTCGGAATGGGTCATGGCCTGCATGTTCCAACGGAGGACCCGCGTGGGAGGAGAAGGGGGCCTCTTTCGGGGTGGAAAGGGGGGCAGTCTGCCAAGCTTTCACAGCGCTGTCAAAAAGAGCTGTTCCCTGCTACCATCGACATGGCACTCgcagtgattaaaaaaaaaaagacatacttttaaaaattactgaCTCATCTGCGGATGACTGAATATCATTTGCAGACTTCATATACATATTTACTACAGTCTACACCCATTTGATTCATATGGAGCaactgtgatttaaaaaaaaaaaaaataggtttaCATTTGCAAGCTTGCAGCAAATGCGTTCGAGGTGTTGGACGTAACAAGGAAGTTACGAATGAAAATAGCAGTTATTACAGTAATTACTCCAACATTAATGGCTGAGCTTTGGTgtctatcattcattttgaattgtatatttattgctaattttttcccccttttttgcCTGTAAAACATTTGAAATCCTGTGGATTGAAGTAGCAGTGGTATATTTAGTCAGTATGGCTCGGTAAGGGTCATTGATTGAGGCTGGATTGCCTTTTTAATCGTTATTGTTCCGTCTGTTTGAGGTGAACTCCTCCAGTCACATAAGTCATCTTCTGCTGTTTATAGTAGTGGTTTATATTTTCGCTGGAGTCGCTCTGATGGATTGGGAAAGACACTGATGCTTGGGGTTAAACACATAACACCCCCAGTGGAGAACGGGATGTGGATTGCGGACATGTTGTTCACCCTGCCGGAAAAAAACTATGGCTTTAGTCCAATTTATACAGTAAATAGATATTGCGGAAAATGCATTAATGAGGTCGATAACTGGATCTGATTGCCATTTATAGTAGGacgaggctaaagttgtgtcgAGTGTTAGGACTCCAGGTTCCTTGCCTGTTTGCTTTAACGTCCATCTTCCTCTGTCTCTGGCAGTCCTGCCTATGCTGCTGGTGTCACTCCCCAACCCTGGCCAACAGCACAGGACCTCTGAATGGGACAAGCATCCAGTATAAGAACCAGGAGCCCAACAACC is part of the Paramormyrops kingsleyae isolate MSU_618 chromosome 25, PKINGS_0.4, whole genome shotgun sequence genome and encodes:
- the ednraa gene encoding endothelin receptor type Aa isoform X2, with amino-acid sequence MRLEMTSSTLCVLLAVVCLAASGTCQINGTDGPVPGPDAQMTGRFNSSVKMRPLAPPPCDSNTSIKSYAKYINTFFSCIVFVVGLVGNATLLRIIYQNKCMRNGPNALIASLALGDIIYIVIDIPIIVYKLLAMRFPFNDKPFGLFLCKMVPFIQKASVGITVLNLCALSVDRYRAVASWSRVQGVGIPVVTAIKIISIWVLSIILAVPEALSFTIVGFSHRNVSYRTCMMQPKSPFMKFYTDAKDWWYFGFYFCMPLACTAAFYTLMTCKMLHHRNGTLRIALSEHLKQRREVAKAVFCLVVIFALCWFPLHLSRLLKKMVYIPGDKHRCDLLNFLLILDYFGINLATVNSCINPIILYFVSKKFKNCFKSCLCCWCHSPTLANSTGPLNGTSIQYKNQEPNNHNTDRSLRKDSDN
- the ednraa gene encoding endothelin receptor type Aa isoform X1; this translates as MGVTIYIADHRIPISQGSTLLHVTRATLFPDRRRPPSCCLLWGCGMRLEMTSSTLCVLLAVVCLAASGTCQINGTDGPVPGPDAQMTGRFNSSVKMRPLAPPPCDSNTSIKSYAKYINTFFSCIVFVVGLVGNATLLRIIYQNKCMRNGPNALIASLALGDIIYIVIDIPIIVYKLLAMRFPFNDKPFGLFLCKMVPFIQKASVGITVLNLCALSVDRYRAVASWSRVQGVGIPVVTAIKIISIWVLSIILAVPEALSFTIVGFSHRNVSYRTCMMQPKSPFMKFYTDAKDWWYFGFYFCMPLACTAAFYTLMTCKMLHHRNGTLRIALSEHLKQRREVAKAVFCLVVIFALCWFPLHLSRLLKKMVYIPGDKHRCDLLNFLLILDYFGINLATVNSCINPIILYFVSKKFKNCFKSCLCCWCHSPTLANSTGPLNGTSIQYKNQEPNNHNTDRSLRKDSDN